A stretch of Argiope bruennichi chromosome 10, qqArgBrue1.1, whole genome shotgun sequence DNA encodes these proteins:
- the LOC129989012 gene encoding mucin-3A-like isoform X1: MWRSSLKSERMDLLFMCFAFIYFVGSCGETDFLADSALQPKMPLRSLQKVSPFLYSSKGSFNPLRKLLSLKGTDKSDDNQTAHTFPFTEKHGSKKKPSTDKKTGIFASQKTSIESTTPKMIIKFLTTKETITESTTEEITKATVTEFTSEETTKGTTTESTTEETTTETTTESTTEETTTETTTESTTEETTTETTTESTTEETTTETTTESTTEETTTETTTESTTEETTTETTTETTTEKTTTETTTESTTEEATAKALKISVINKTATKLSTKLPNATKSWQKYLFKSTPATTHSQDEIPNMSSSFVVQGKVQSDLKNSQETSATKQSFGDKQSSSKVNPERSTFFTDSPIKEQKHSKEYNETIVTKSNLHTSSTYLPTTTPSPDNTSENISIDIDIDINLLSPLNTTSKNVEKYSSSTTAEIPRNREKQYEKKRVIAGVLLVILVSVSAACAVLLVLMPSKYDIRYRRHSQIPDQVALIPSRNKYRPRFYDSSLYMGH; encoded by the coding sequence gatctTGTGGAGAAACAGATTTTTTAGCCGATTCTGCACTTCAGCCTAAAATGCCGTTAAGATCTTTGCAAAAAGTTTCCCCATTTCTGTATTCTTCTAAAGGCTCTTTCAACCCACTTAggaaattgttatcattaaaaggCACAGACAAATCGGATGATAATCAAACTGCCCACACGTTTCCATTCACTGAGAAGCATGGATCAAAGAAAAAACCTTCTACTGATAAGAAAACGGGAATTTTCGCATCTCAAAAAACATCTATAGAATCTACTACCccaaaaatgattataaaatttctcaCAACAAAGGAAACAATTACAGAATCTACCACAGAAGAGATAACCAAAGCAACAGTTACTGAATTTACCTCAGAGGAAACAACAAAAGGAACAACTACCGAATCTACAACAGAGGAGACAACTACAGAAACAACTACCGAATCTACAACAGAGGAGACAACTACAGAAACAACTACCGAATCTACAACAGAGGAGACAACTACAGAAACAACTACCGAATCTACAACAGAGGAGACAACTACAGAAACAACTACCGAATCTACAACAGAGGAGACAACTACAGAAACAACTACCGAATCTACAACAGAGGAGACAACTACAGAAACAACTACCGAAACTACAACCGAGAAGACAACTACAGAAACAACAACCGAATCTACAACAGAGGAGGCAACAGCGAAAGccttaaaaatttcagtaataaacaAAACTGCAACGAAATTATCAACAAAGTTACCAAATGCGACAAAATCATGGCAGAAATATCTCTTCAAGTCCACACCTGCCACGACACATTCGCAAGATGAAATACCTAACATGTCATCAAGTTTTGTGGTACAAGGCAAAGTGCAATCAGACTTAAAGAACTCCCAAGAAACTTCTGCTACAAAACAGTCTTTTGGGGATAAACAATCATCTTCAAAAGTTAACCCTGAGAGGTCTACGTTTTTCACTGACTCGCCAATAAAGGAGCAAAAGCATTCGAAAGAATACAATGAAACTATTGTCACCAAATCCAATCTCCATACTTCATCAACTTATTTGCCAACAACTACTCCATCACCTGACAATACGTCAGAGAACATAAGTATCGATATagatattgatattaatttgctTTCACCTCTTAATACTACTTCTAAGAATGTGGAAAAATATTCATCCTCGACTACTGCAGAAATCCCCCGAAATAGAGAAAAGCAATACGAAAAGAAGAGAGTCATTGCTGGTGTTCTTTTAGTCATTTTGGTGTCTGTATCTGCCGCTTGCGCCGTTTTGCTCGTTCTCATGCCTTCAAAATATGACATCAGATATCGCAGGCACTCCCAGATACCAGATCAAGTCGCTCTAATCCCTTCCAGAAATAAATACCGACCAAGATTTTACGATTCTTCTCTTTATATGGGGCACTGA
- the LOC129989012 gene encoding mucin-3A-like isoform X2 produces the protein MPLRSLQKVSPFLYSSKGSFNPLRKLLSLKGTDKSDDNQTAHTFPFTEKHGSKKKPSTDKKTGIFASQKTSIESTTPKMIIKFLTTKETITESTTEEITKATVTEFTSEETTKGTTTESTTEETTTETTTESTTEETTTETTTESTTEETTTETTTESTTEETTTETTTESTTEETTTETTTESTTEETTTETTTETTTEKTTTETTTESTTEEATAKALKISVINKTATKLSTKLPNATKSWQKYLFKSTPATTHSQDEIPNMSSSFVVQGKVQSDLKNSQETSATKQSFGDKQSSSKVNPERSTFFTDSPIKEQKHSKEYNETIVTKSNLHTSSTYLPTTTPSPDNTSENISIDIDIDINLLSPLNTTSKNVEKYSSSTTAEIPRNREKQYEKKRVIAGVLLVILVSVSAACAVLLVLMPSKYDIRYRRHSQIPDQVALIPSRNKYRPRFYDSSLYMGH, from the coding sequence ATGCCGTTAAGATCTTTGCAAAAAGTTTCCCCATTTCTGTATTCTTCTAAAGGCTCTTTCAACCCACTTAggaaattgttatcattaaaaggCACAGACAAATCGGATGATAATCAAACTGCCCACACGTTTCCATTCACTGAGAAGCATGGATCAAAGAAAAAACCTTCTACTGATAAGAAAACGGGAATTTTCGCATCTCAAAAAACATCTATAGAATCTACTACCccaaaaatgattataaaatttctcaCAACAAAGGAAACAATTACAGAATCTACCACAGAAGAGATAACCAAAGCAACAGTTACTGAATTTACCTCAGAGGAAACAACAAAAGGAACAACTACCGAATCTACAACAGAGGAGACAACTACAGAAACAACTACCGAATCTACAACAGAGGAGACAACTACAGAAACAACTACCGAATCTACAACAGAGGAGACAACTACAGAAACAACTACCGAATCTACAACAGAGGAGACAACTACAGAAACAACTACCGAATCTACAACAGAGGAGACAACTACAGAAACAACTACCGAATCTACAACAGAGGAGACAACTACAGAAACAACTACCGAAACTACAACCGAGAAGACAACTACAGAAACAACAACCGAATCTACAACAGAGGAGGCAACAGCGAAAGccttaaaaatttcagtaataaacaAAACTGCAACGAAATTATCAACAAAGTTACCAAATGCGACAAAATCATGGCAGAAATATCTCTTCAAGTCCACACCTGCCACGACACATTCGCAAGATGAAATACCTAACATGTCATCAAGTTTTGTGGTACAAGGCAAAGTGCAATCAGACTTAAAGAACTCCCAAGAAACTTCTGCTACAAAACAGTCTTTTGGGGATAAACAATCATCTTCAAAAGTTAACCCTGAGAGGTCTACGTTTTTCACTGACTCGCCAATAAAGGAGCAAAAGCATTCGAAAGAATACAATGAAACTATTGTCACCAAATCCAATCTCCATACTTCATCAACTTATTTGCCAACAACTACTCCATCACCTGACAATACGTCAGAGAACATAAGTATCGATATagatattgatattaatttgctTTCACCTCTTAATACTACTTCTAAGAATGTGGAAAAATATTCATCCTCGACTACTGCAGAAATCCCCCGAAATAGAGAAAAGCAATACGAAAAGAAGAGAGTCATTGCTGGTGTTCTTTTAGTCATTTTGGTGTCTGTATCTGCCGCTTGCGCCGTTTTGCTCGTTCTCATGCCTTCAAAATATGACATCAGATATCGCAGGCACTCCCAGATACCAGATCAAGTCGCTCTAATCCCTTCCAGAAATAAATACCGACCAAGATTTTACGATTCTTCTCTTTATATGGGGCACTGA
- the LOC129988324 gene encoding E3 ubiquitin-protein transferase MAEA-like — protein sequence MAEVKALEHPTLKVPYEVLNKKFRTAQKTVDREVSHVQNAASDLEKGLLKKSPTVGEINVLLNGVVEKLNILKRKLVSSQSEGSVSEELEAAQVCKRRLDHLLEHASSSETVVAQWKKKRLDRMLVDHFLRCGYYNTALKLAKHSNIEDLTNINLFLISKDVEESLLRHETVNCLNWCYDNKSKLRKLKSSLEFNLRQQEFIELIRQDLRIEAIKHARKYFASVEEDQMKEVQHVMGLLAFPLCTQVHPYKEYFDEDRWNKLVLQFRHDNFKLYQLSNISVFSVSLQAGLSALKTPICYKSEGERNPDCPVCSPALNKLAQSLPYSHCSQSRLVCYISGEPLNEHNHPLMLPNGYVYGEQSLKQMAAENGGKVTCPRTKEVFDFKDAEKIFVM from the coding sequence ATGGCTGAAGTGAAAGCTTTAGAGCATCCCACATTAAAAGTTccttatgaagttttaaataaaaaatttagaactgcTCAAAAAACTGTAGATCGTGAGGTGTCTCATGTTCAGAATGCTGCTTCCGATTTAGAAAAAGGTCTTCTCAAGAAATCTCCAACTGTAGGGGAAATAAACGTTTTACTGAATGGGGTCGTAGAAAAACTAAATATTCTGAAGCGCAAATTAGTAAGTAGCCAGTCAGAAGGGAGTGTTAGCGAGGAGCTTGAAGCTGCCCAAGTTTGCAAACGGAGATTGGATCATTTATTAGAGCATGCCAGTTCTTCAGAAACGGTCGTCGCTCAGTGGAAAAAAAAGAGATTGGATCGTATGCTGGTCGATCACTTTCTGCGATGTGGTTACTACAACACAGCTTTGAAATTAGCCAAGCACTCCAATATTGAGGATTTGaccaatattaatttatttctcatcTCCAAGGATGTTGAAGAATCTCTGCTTCGCCATGAAACAGTCAATTGTTTGAACTGGTGCTATGACAACAAATCAAAACTTAGGAAATTAAAAAGTTCTTTGGAGTTCAATTTACGGCAGCAAGAATTCATTGAACTGATTCGTCAAGATCTTCGAATTGAAGCCATAAAGCATGCCAGGAAATATTTTGCTAGTGTTGAAGAAGATCAGATGAAAGAGGTTCAGCATGTTATGGGATTATTAGCTTTTCCACTTTGTACTCAAGTTCATCCTTATAAGGAATACTTTGATGAAGATCGCTGGAATAAGCTCGTTTTGCAGTTCAGACATGATAATTTCAAGCTGTATCAGCTTAGTAATATATCTGTGTTTTCTGTATCTCTTCAGGCAGGCTTATCAGCATTAAAAACTCCAATTTGCTATAAATCTGAAGGTGAGCGTAATCCAGATTGTCCTGTGTGTAGTCCAGCCTTGAATAAGTTGGCTCAGTCCTTACCCTATTCTCATTGTTCTCAGTCACGACTAGTCTGCTATATATCTGGGGAACCACTTAATGAACACAACCACCCTCTGATGTTGCCAAATGGATATGTGTATGGCGAACAATCGCTGAAACAAATGGCTGCTGAGAATGGAGGCAAAGTTACTTGTCCTCGTACAAAAGAAGTCTTTGACTTTAAAGATGCCGAGAAAATATTTGTCATGTGA